The DNA segment GGTCCGATTTTTTCGTCGCCCGGGCGACGGCCAAGAGGGATTTTCTTCAATCATACAAAAATATACAGAAGGAAATCGCCGGTTGGTCGGCGGAAGGGGGCGCCGCTTTCGACCCTCATTTTGCGCAGAAGATCGAGAAAATCGAAGGACGCGCCTACCTCGATAATGCCTGGATCGGCCTCACGCTCGATTCCGTGACCCTTACAATTTCAGTTGTCGGTATTGCTTCGGATTTGAAAAAGGCGGGATTCAAAGATTATGTCGGTGCTATCCGGGATCTCTCCGGTCTGGCCAAGACCATCGGCGAGACGGTCGAGGCCAGAATGAAATATACCGGTGCGACCATAAGCATCAAATCGGCCCAGACTTTTATCAGAGTCACCGGGGTAATTGGATGTCTGGCTCAGGCCGTCTTATACACTGCCGACATCATCGGCGGCGCCCAGAGCGGTGACGCCGACATAGTAATCCTGAATTCCATGGGACTGGCCCTGACCGCCTATGGGGCCTACGCCATAATCGTGGCATCATCGCTGCACACCGGCATTTTTGCTATTCTGGGAATCGCCCTGGCAATTCTGATGGCTCTCATTCTGGACCCGAAAATCATCGATTACCTCGAGGATACTTTCTGGGGGGAACATAATAAATTCAAAATTGCCGAGACGAAAAACGAATATTATAAACTCTTTGAAGTGAAAGTCGAATTTATTTTCGAGGAATTCGATTCCAATCAATCCTACATTCAGGTCGAGAGCGATCTTCTGGCCGACGATTCCGCGGTGGCCGTCGAAATTGTCCATAAAGGAAGCGGTAACACGCTCGGTGTCAAAATGGCGTACCCCAATCACAAGGATATCGACGGCAAAGGCATCGTCCAGAAAGACGATTTCAGCTGGTGGCAGGGACGGTCCTCCACATATTCCAAAAGGATAAGAATCTTGAAGGCCTGGGATATCTGGTCCGGAATTGTCAGAGACGGAAACACGCCATATGATATCCTGGCCGGTTCGGACCCGAAGATCAGCCAGATGAAAAAAGTCAGCGAGATGGTTCTCCATGACACCAAAACGGCCAAGTTCCCGCAACCGCAAAAGCCGAAATTGCTGACAACTTTCGCCGGCGGGAATGGCGCCTTCAACGTAAATTATACCCACCGCGAACCCCCCTCCACCTATTATATCGCCTATCCTTCGGGGGGAAAATTCGGATTAAAAGTCTATTCGATGTATGGTGATAACTGCAAAGTCGATATCTTCGGATTTGACTCCGGATTCTTCGGACGAAAACAGATTGTCGAGATCAGCAAGGCGGCAATAAAGGGAAAGGAAACGCTGGTCATGATGTCCCTTCCGGCCCCGGCGGCCGATGATTATTACAAATTGGAGTTTGATGTTGTTTTATATGACTCTGCCGGGGCCAAGGTGGAATCCAAGTTTCAATATGCTGTAACCAGAATTGCCGGGAATGAATATGCCAAAAAATTGGACCCGGTCTGATGAAAATGGATGGAGTCCGCTTGGATATTTTTAATTGATTTATCTAAAATGTTTTGGTTTATTAACTTCGTCCCTTTGGACACAGCTTCAATGCGGTAATTGATAAACTTTCTATCTTTGGGCTAAATTATATGGATATTGCCAGTTATTCATCGGATTCACGGGCTGTCATTAAGAATGCCCGCGAAGTCGCGGCGACTTTTCGCCATCCGGAAATCGATATCGAACATCTCCTGATTGCGACTATCCGGAGCGAGAGTTCCGGAATTGAGAATATTCTCAACCAATTGAAGAAAAATCCGTCGATAATCGAATCGATGGTCGAGGAGTATATCAAGGAACAACCGCGCAAAACAACCGCGCGCGACAACTTGACAATTTCTCCGGCGGTCCAGGACACTCTCAATCAGGCCATTGAGGAAAAGACCAAACTATATGACGCCCTGATTGAGCCGGAGCATATCTTCATCGCCATTTTTGACCCCAAATCAAAATTGGCGCCGTACCTGCGCGACAAGATTGACATAACCAAAGAAGATATTTATCGCGCCATTGCCGAGAGCAAATCGGTACAGGAAATTGCCTCGAAAGTCACTCCATCCGCCGAGGGCGAGGCCGAAGGGGTGAAAGAAGTTGCCGGGACCCTCAAATATTGCATCGATATGACCAATCAAGCGGCCGCCGGTGAATTTGACCCGATGATCGGTCGGGAAAAAGAACTCCAGCAGGTCATTCAAATATTACTTCGCCGCCGCAAGAACAGCCCCGTATTAGTTGGCGGGGCAGGCGTAGGTAAATCGGCCATTGTCGAGGGATTTGCCCAGGCTGTGACGGCCGGAAAGATTCCCAAGGCTCTCGAAGGGGTCAAGGTTATGTCAGTCGACATGGGTTCTCTTGTCGCCGGGGCTAAATATAAGGGTGAATTCGAAGAGAGATTTAAAGGTTTGGTCGGGGAGGTCGTGAAATCAGGCGGAAAGATAATTTTGTTTATCGATGAGATTCATACTATCGCTGGTGGGGGCGCTTCCGGCGGCGGGATGGATGCTGCTAACCTGATCAAACCGGCCCTCGCCAGGGGTCAAATTCGGCTGATTGGTGCGACGACGGAAGAGGAGTATATTAAATATCTCGAAAAGGATAAGGCCCTGGATCGCCGGTTTGAACGGGTCCGGGTGGAAAAACCGAATTTCGACGAGGCCGTCAGGATTGTCAAGGGTGTCGTATCGAAGTACGAAACTCATCATAAGATCAAATATACTGAGGCGGCCATAGTCGGATCGGTGAAATTCTCCCAGCGATATTTGAGCGAACGAAATTTGCCGGATATTGCCTTGGACATTATTGATGAAGCCGCTTCGGAATTCAGTGTCAAGGAAGAATTCGGTACTACCGAAATCCCGGCCCTCTCAAAACAGATGACGGAAATTGAAAAGATGATCGCCGCTTGCGAAGGGAAGAGCCCTGATAAAAACAAAGAGGATTTTGACAAACTATATTCGGAATACGGCGAATTTACAAGAAGATTCGAGCGACTGTGGGGCTTCTGGGGGCACCGCATAGAGACGGTGGAAGGAGGGAAGAAATAATGGCGGCCAAGAAGATGACACTTGAGGATTTAAAAAAGGATTTCGCCGAAAAGAGCCGCACCTTTTCCGCTCTAAAAAATGTCGCGGAACATCTGGAGCGGAATATAGATGATTCCGATGTAGCCGCGGTGGTGGCGCGACGCACCGGAATCCCGCTTTCAAAAATGCTGACCGCGGAAAAGGATCGTCTGGTCAATATGGAGGCGTTCCTCTCAAAGAAAATAGTCGGTCAGGAAAAGGCCATACAGGCCATCGCCAATGCCGTCAGAAAGGCGCGCGCCGGCTTGAAACTCCCCAATCGGCCGGTCGGTTCTTTTCTGTTCCTCGGGCCCACTGGCACCGGCAAAACCTACCTGCCCAAACTTCTGGCGGAATTTCTATTCGATGATAAAAACGCCATGGTTCGCCTCGATATGTCGGAGTTCATGGAATCACATTCGGTCGCCAAAATGATCGGGGCGCCTCCCGGTTATGTCGGCTATGAGGCCGGCGGCCTTCTGACCGAAGCGGTCCGAAAAAAACCTTTTTCGATCGTACTTTTTGATGAAACGGAAAAGGCCCATCCTGATGTTTTTAATGTTCTGCTGCAATTGCTCGATGATGGACGCTTGACGGACGGACAGGGGAGAACCGTGGATTTTGCCAACACCGTTGTTGTCCTGACCTCCAATTACGCCGCCGACAAAATCCTTGATGCCGACCGCGAGGGGCGTGAAGTTGATATGGATGAGGTTCGATCCTTCCTCTTTTCCAAGTTCCGCCCGGAGTTCTTGAATCGCCTGAATGATATAATCATATATCACTCTTTCACTCAGACCCAGATTGAAATAATCGCCGGTCTGGAATTCGACAATGTCAATGCTCTCCTGAGAGAACAAGATATTGCGGCCACTCTGTCGCCGGAAGCCAAACACAAACTGGCAGTCGACGGCTATACTTTTGAACTCGGCGCCCGGCCGATTCAGCGTATAATAGAAAAGGAAATTATAAATAAGATATCGGTTGACATCATAACGGGAATAATATCGCCCGGCGATGAAATTTCCATTGATGTCAAGGACGACAACTTTGTTTTTACGAAAAAAGCGAAATCCAATAATTGAAAAACCGGAGGAATAAATGGCAAAATTTATTCTTGGTGCTTCTGAGAGAATCCAGAAGGATGATTCTATCCCGGTCGAACTTCTGCCGTCCAATAAGATCCTCTATGCGGCAAAACTCAATAATGACCAGGATGCCGACGTAATGCCGGTCAAATGCACCAACATGAAAGAAGTCTTCGAGAAGTTCCGGCCCGCATTTGCCGCGGAACTGGAATCGCCCGAGGGACAGCAGGTCAACGCCAATTTCGAAGTCACGTCCATGAAGGACTTCACCCCCAAGGAACTGATCGAGAAAAACGATCATCTCTCGTCGGTTTATTACGGCAAAGAAATGCTCGATGACCTGGAGAAGCAGTTAAAGAAAAACAACGCCCTTAAAAAGACGGTTGAGGACAAGGAAAAGAAAGAGGCTCTTCTTAAGGTGATGCGTTACTATATCGACCTTTTGAGCGAATAGAAAAGAGGTGAGTCTAATGGGTGAAGAAGAGAAAAAAGAAGTCCAGCCTCAGGAAGCCGCCGAGGCCCGGCCGGCCATGGAGGCCGAAAAGGTATCCGATTCCGAGTTTGCCTCACTGATGGGGGCCAATTTCGGCGATTTCAGCAAACTGGCCGCCCTCCTGCCGTCATTCAAAACGGTCGATGGTGATCTGGTGCGCGGTGTTGAATGGCTCGATCCGAAGAAGGATTTTCAACGCAAGGAATTTCTTACAAAAAAGGATTTTGCCAAACAGAGAAAACTTCTGGCGCAACGTCTGAAAATGTGGCACGACCATCTCGCCAAGGCGGGTTCGCCCGACGATATCAGGAAAACATTGAGCGAGGAATCGGCCAAACTCCAGACCAATCTGGAAAAAAACATGAAAAGAGTGTTCGAATCCAGCCGTGATCTGGAAACGACCTACCGCGCCATTGACAAATTTTTCGCCAACGCGCAGCAGGAGCCGGACGAGAAAGTAAATGCCTATTTTGCCAATGTTTCGGCAGAAGAGCTCTCCAATCCGGATGACAAAGAAAAATTCGAAAACCTCTGCAAAGCGATCGCTGATCTTTACCGGGAATGGAGCATCAAGGAATGTTTTGCGATGTGCGTGGTTCCGGGTTATCTGGGGAGTGTCGAAAACATCGATACTTTCGCCCGTCAGTTGGGATTCCCCAACAAGGTCCATATCCTGACCGATCTTCCCAATTTTGAGAAATTTGAGGAAGTGATGGACATGCTGGATGATCCCAATTATGCCAACCTGATGGGGATTGACAATTTCAAGCAGTATGTTTCGGTCTTTGCCAACTATGTTCTGGCCCGTAACTCCAATCAGTATGAAGATCAGGATATGTGGATTCCGCCCTCGGCGGCGGTA comes from the Candidatus Zixiibacteriota bacterium genome and includes:
- a CDS encoding hypothetical protein (Evidence 5 : Unknown function), coding for MAKFILGASERIQKDDSIPVELLPSNKILYAAKLNNDQDADVMPVKCTNMKEVFEKFRPAFAAELESPEGQQVNANFEVTSMKDFTPKELIEKNDHLSSVYYGKEMLDDLEKQLKKNNALKKTVEDKEKKEALLKVMRYYIDLLSE
- a CDS encoding hypothetical protein (Evidence 5 : Unknown function), which encodes MGEEEKKEVQPQEAAEARPAMEAEKVSDSEFASLMGANFGDFSKLAALLPSFKTVDGDLVRGVEWLDPKKDFQRKEFLTKKDFAKQRKLLAQRLKMWHDHLAKAGSPDDIRKTLSEESAKLQTNLEKNMKRVFESSRDLETTYRAIDKFFANAQQEPDEKVNAYFANVSAEELSNPDDKEKFENLCKAIADLYREWSIKECFAMCVVPGYLGSVENIDTFARQLGFPNKVHILTDLPNFEKFEEVMDMLDDPNYANLMGIDNFKQYVSVFANYVLARNSNQYEDQDMWIPPSAAVAGKMYQGDLTVGMQQPMAGFKFGKINDAKYLRFKANQPDASKINEKGVNPLVNFEGTAVAMGAATLFSKETFNVYSIRRTYDYVYKTMRNYLNKQTFTVIDQKFIDTMRKDIDKFMKAITGGDNILQDYKVDIFADEEMRKRQEVDVKISLNPKYPARSFNIEFVAWNEGSQTNVKDK
- a CDS encoding membrane hypothetical protein (Evidence 5 : Unknown function), with the protein product MGDPFKNKTGKPKTVVSECKLLDKCPVRKAMDLHASFLQAVAALEERNRTHGSYLEMAYFVKQVAEQTIAGGKSKKDVWKEFRPKSSGSTPQKYEDTLLYAEIDKREKQAKKLKDAIDQECGKLVDYLADKKFQQHLLNYHKNIEISPDIAQEVYGIEPGGKRAKGGAKNRELDHIIAVLTEGLSVSTKGQEFLDKVADDSWVQSHVAFADIWGYMSQVNSITDPVGKFFSNVAPIIGIRAGEMIRSGQAKSVQAVLNDAKISKTLTFLKKKLKIDFAAYLEKRSDFFVARATAKRDFLQSYKNIQKEIAGWSAEGGAAFDPHFAQKIEKIEGRAYLDNAWIGLTLDSVTLTISVVGIASDLKKAGFKDYVGAIRDLSGLAKTIGETVEARMKYTGATISIKSAQTFIRVTGVIGCLAQAVLYTADIIGGAQSGDADIVILNSMGLALTAYGAYAIIVASSLHTGIFAILGIALAILMALILDPKIIDYLEDTFWGEHNKFKIAETKNEYYKLFEVKVEFIFEEFDSNQSYIQVESDLLADDSAVAVEIVHKGSGNTLGVKMAYPNHKDIDGKGIVQKDDFSWWQGRSSTYSKRIRILKAWDIWSGIVRDGNTPYDILAGSDPKISQMKKVSEMVLHDTKTAKFPQPQKPKLLTTFAGGNGAFNVNYTHREPPSTYYIAYPSGGKFGLKVYSMYGDNCKVDIFGFDSGFFGRKQIVEISKAAIKGKETLVMMSLPAPAADDYYKLEFDVVLYDSAGAKVESKFQYAVTRIAGNEYAKKLDPV